In the genome of Xenopus laevis strain J_2021 chromosome 1S, Xenopus_laevis_v10.1, whole genome shotgun sequence, one region contains:
- the dnajc25.S gene encoding dnaJ homolog subfamily C member 25 → MAALGKAEESPGCCGLFLLLPGPPMQPRWVLLVALSVLFLSGRAGALTEGLYCGRQVCYDVLGVSRDANKGDIARAYRQLARKYHPDRYRPGDQLGPDGETRESAQEKFILVATAYETLKDEETRKDYDYMLDHPEEYYRHYYHYYSRRLAPKVDVRIVILVSVCAVSIFQYYSWWSSYNEAINYLATVTKYRIQAMEIAKQQGLLNRTKEKGKNRRSKEEIKSEEEEIIRDIIKNKIDIKGGYQKPQIFDILLFQIILFPYYMFKYISWYVRWIYTFNIQGKEYGEEEKLYLIRKYMKMSQSQFDTLEEHRKNTFLEQKLWIKENYEVYRQEQEEETKKKMASDPRWKRYRRWMKNEGPGRLTFADD, encoded by the exons ATGGCGGCCTTGGGGAAGGCGGAGGAATCTCCAGGCTGCTGCGGTCTTTTCCTCCTCCTTCCCGGACCCCCCATGCAGCCCAGGTGGGTTCTCTTGGTGGCCCTGTCTGTGCTCTTCCTAAGCGGCCGTGCAGGAGCGCTGACAGAGGGCTTGTACTGTGGGCGGCAGGTGTGCTATGATGTGCTGGGGGTAAGCCGAGATGCGAACAAGGGAGACATAGCCCGAGCTTACCGACAGCTGGCACGGAAGTATCATCCTGATCGATATCGGCCCGGGGATCAGCTTGGACCCGACGGGGAAACCAGGGAGAGCGCGCAGGAAAAATTCATCTTAGTAGCAACAGCATACGAGACGTTAAAG GATGAAGAAACTCGTAAGGATTATGATTACATGTTGGATCATCCTGAAGAGTACTACAGGCACTACTATCACTACTACAGCAGACGCCTGGCACCAAAAGTAGATGTGAGAATAGTTATCTTGGTGTCAGTATGCGCCGTTTCAATTTTCCAG TACTACAGCTGGTGGAGTAGCTACAATGAAGCCATTAACTATCTGGCAACAGTGACAAAATACAGAATCCAAGCCATGGAAATAGCGAAGCAGCAAGGCTTGCTTAACCGAaccaaagaaaaagggaaaaacaggAGGTCTAAAGAAGAAatcaagtcagaagaagaagagataaTCAGAGATATTATAAAGAACAAAATAGACATCAAAGGAGGTTATCAAAAGCCTCAAATATTTGATATACTCTTGTTTCAAATAATATTGTTCCCCTATTACATGTTCAAGTATATCTCCTGGTATGTCCGCTGGATATATACCTTCAATATTCAGGGAAAAGAGTATGGTGAAGAAGAAAAGCTATATCTCATTCGGAAATATATGAAGATGTCACAGTCTCAGTTTGACACCCTGGAAGAACACCGTAAAAATACGTTTCTTGAGCAGAAGTTGTGGATAAAGGAGAATTATGAG gtcTACAGACAAGAACAGGAAGAAGAAACGAAAAAGAAAATGGCTTCAGACCCACGGTGGAAACGATACAGAAGGTGGATGAAGAATGAGGGTCCAGGCAGACTGACATTTGCAGATGACTGA
- the gng10.S gene encoding guanine nucleotide-binding protein G(I)/G(S)/G(O) subunit gamma-10, whose amino-acid sequence MSSSSNFSTMQRVVEQLKLEASVERIKVSQAAAELQQYCMQNACKDALLVGMPAGSNPFREPRSCALL is encoded by the exons ATGTCTTCCAGCTCTAACTTCAGTACAATGCAGAGAGTGGTGGAGCAGCTGAAGCTGGAAGCCAGCGTGGAACGGATTAAG GTCTCCCAAGCAGCAGCAGAACTACAGCAGTATTGCATGCAGAATGCTTGTAAGGATGCACTGCTGGTGGGAATGCCTGCTGGAAGCAACCCATTCCGAGAGCCAAGATCCTGTGCATTGCTCTGA